A DNA window from Pedobacter africanus contains the following coding sequences:
- a CDS encoding FAD-dependent oxidoreductase, translated as MLVENKTVAIVGGGMGGLTLARLLQMKNVNVKIYERDLNRNVRVQGSTLDLHVGSGLEAIARAGLTDEFYRYYRPIASKMRIVDQSLNIRFDDHDSENNIAEQRPEIDRSPLRDLLLNSLKPNTVVWDSHFSAMERQSDGWLLHFKNGTSAYADLVIAADGANSKVRPYLSAEAPVYAGVTLIEGNIYHAEKNVPRLSGFTKGGKVMAFGNERFIGYGTKGDGSMMFVASFKAPEHPALNIDFKDKAQVFAWFKATFSGWAEEWHEFFTNDEVHFILRPQYYFPLDQNWETQENLTMIGDAAHCMPPFAGEGANVAMQDAFELAECLTSNKFITIKAAISHFEKQMVKRAAAATRDTLENTEIMHSRTALEQMLAFFSRESFPAS; from the coding sequence ATGCTGGTAGAAAATAAAACAGTTGCCATTGTTGGTGGAGGAATGGGCGGATTGACTTTAGCCCGTTTGTTGCAAATGAAGAATGTAAATGTAAAAATTTACGAAAGGGACCTTAATCGCAATGTCCGTGTTCAGGGCTCTACACTGGACCTGCACGTAGGCTCTGGTCTGGAAGCAATAGCGCGTGCAGGCTTAACAGACGAATTTTATAGGTACTATCGCCCGATTGCAAGCAAGATGCGCATTGTAGACCAAAGCCTCAACATCAGGTTTGATGACCATGACAGCGAAAACAACATTGCAGAACAGCGTCCTGAAATTGACCGTAGCCCCTTACGCGATCTCCTTTTGAACTCGCTGAAACCCAACACCGTGGTCTGGGACAGCCACTTTTCTGCCATGGAAAGACAAAGCGATGGCTGGCTTTTGCATTTTAAGAACGGGACGAGCGCTTATGCCGATCTGGTTATTGCAGCCGATGGGGCAAACTCAAAAGTTCGCCCCTATTTAAGTGCAGAGGCCCCTGTTTACGCTGGTGTTACCTTAATAGAAGGAAATATCTACCATGCAGAAAAAAATGTGCCCAGGCTATCCGGGTTTACAAAGGGAGGAAAGGTTATGGCTTTTGGCAATGAGCGGTTTATTGGATATGGTACAAAAGGCGATGGCTCGATGATGTTTGTCGCAAGTTTCAAAGCACCGGAGCATCCGGCACTAAATATTGATTTTAAAGATAAAGCCCAGGTTTTCGCCTGGTTCAAAGCAACATTTTCTGGCTGGGCTGAGGAATGGCATGAGTTTTTCACAAACGATGAGGTACATTTTATCCTGCGGCCACAGTACTATTTTCCACTGGATCAAAACTGGGAAACACAGGAAAACCTGACCATGATTGGTGATGCCGCACACTGTATGCCGCCATTTGCGGGTGAAGGTGCAAACGTAGCGATGCAGGACGCCTTTGAACTGGCAGAGTGTTTAACGAGCAATAAATTCATAACAATTAAGGCGGCCATCTCGCATTTTGAAAAACAAATGGTTAAAAGGGCAGCGGCAGCAACGCGGGATACGCTGGAAAATACCGAAATCATGCACTCCAGAACGGCATTGGAGCAAATGCTGGCTTTTTTCAGTCGGGAAAGCTTTCCCGCGTCATAA
- a CDS encoding exo-beta-N-acetylmuramidase NamZ family protein, whose product MVNNIQFGIDVLLAQQPVWKSKRIALVTNHAATTRQFLPSRLALLQQGFNIVKLFSPEHGLDTTGADGQAMDNAIDTLTKLPVISLYGDKLEPSRSDLVGIDLVLFDIPDIGSRFYTYLWTMSYVLEACAALNIPFILADRPNPLSGNLGLAEGPMLDEQQCSSFIGRWSIPVKHSCTIGELALYFNSSRGINCSLEVIPCVNWHRNMYYADWSASFVPLSPAIPVFESALLYPGLCFLEATNCSEGRGTASPFRMAGAPWLLGTETAGLFNTMIPAISKDVYARPVVFTPTEGKYAGQRCEGIMLHVADSSAFLPVATGWLLIRIIKELHPKDFRWAAYPTHVNPSGKKHLDLLSGIWNTESLFDEALPDFVSVVKRCIVLNDWSMQVQPYLLY is encoded by the coding sequence ATGGTGAATAATATACAGTTTGGTATTGATGTTCTTTTGGCCCAACAGCCGGTTTGGAAAAGCAAGCGCATCGCTTTAGTTACCAATCATGCGGCTACCACCCGTCAATTTCTTCCCTCGCGCCTGGCCCTGTTACAACAGGGATTTAATATAGTGAAATTGTTCTCGCCCGAACATGGACTCGATACAACAGGCGCTGACGGCCAGGCTATGGACAATGCAATAGATACCCTTACCAAACTGCCGGTAATCAGTTTGTACGGCGATAAACTGGAGCCATCCCGGTCGGATCTTGTGGGTATTGACCTGGTGTTATTTGATATTCCTGATATAGGCAGCCGGTTTTATACCTATTTATGGACAATGTCGTATGTATTAGAGGCCTGCGCTGCTTTAAACATTCCCTTTATCCTGGCAGATAGGCCCAACCCTTTGTCGGGCAATCTGGGGCTGGCAGAGGGGCCGATGCTGGATGAGCAGCAGTGCAGCAGTTTTATAGGCCGTTGGTCGATACCAGTAAAACACAGTTGTACAATTGGAGAGCTGGCCCTTTATTTCAACAGCTCAAGAGGGATCAACTGTTCACTTGAAGTTATCCCCTGTGTGAATTGGCACCGAAATATGTACTATGCTGACTGGAGTGCTTCCTTTGTGCCGCTATCACCAGCTATCCCTGTTTTTGAGTCGGCATTGCTATATCCCGGACTTTGTTTTCTGGAGGCTACCAATTGCAGTGAAGGAAGGGGGACAGCCAGTCCTTTTCGCATGGCGGGTGCGCCCTGGTTGCTGGGCACTGAAACTGCAGGTTTGTTCAATACCATGATACCGGCCATTTCGAAGGATGTATATGCCCGTCCGGTTGTCTTTACACCAACAGAAGGCAAGTATGCCGGGCAACGATGCGAGGGTATTATGCTGCATGTTGCCGATTCGTCGGCCTTTCTTCCGGTAGCTACCGGATGGTTACTGATCAGGATTATAAAGGAACTTCACCCGAAAGATTTCCGATGGGCAGCATATCCAACGCATGTAAACCCATCTGGTAAAAAACACCTTGATCTTTTATCCGGCATATGGAATACGGAAAGCCTTTTTGATGAAGCTTTACCTGATTTTGTTTCGGTTGTAAAGCGCTGTATTGTGCTTAACGATTGGTCAATGCAGGTACAACCTTATTTGTTATATTGA
- a CDS encoding helix-turn-helix domain-containing protein, with protein MDKDLKYSVIQPGPPLSDFVDSFWFVHNQSDKSKETTGLPDGRVDLFLFQSASEPFRIVLLGLGTRQHEPAFIPPKGLIFAVSFKLLAIEYIFQETISDLLNNGKFLPDDFWGFSANDMDDFDQFIKKAAQKIQSLLPNEIDERKRKLFGLIYETKGGITVNELSERVFWSSRQINRYFNQQFGISLKAYCNVLRFRASLEHIAQGKLYPEENFSDQNHFIKEIKKFSGVVPKELFKNKNDRFILLSTLPKK; from the coding sequence ATGGATAAGGACCTGAAATATAGCGTCATTCAACCCGGGCCGCCGCTTTCAGACTTTGTAGATAGTTTTTGGTTTGTACACAACCAATCGGACAAAAGCAAAGAAACTACAGGCTTACCTGACGGACGTGTAGACTTGTTTCTATTTCAATCGGCAAGTGAGCCTTTCCGTATCGTGCTGCTTGGCTTGGGCACGCGGCAACACGAGCCGGCTTTCATACCCCCTAAAGGTTTAATCTTTGCCGTCAGCTTTAAATTGCTTGCCATTGAATACATTTTTCAGGAAACAATTTCGGACCTGCTGAACAACGGAAAATTTCTGCCTGATGATTTTTGGGGCTTTTCAGCAAATGACATGGATGATTTTGACCAGTTTATAAAAAAGGCAGCGCAAAAAATCCAATCCCTTCTGCCGAACGAAATTGATGAGCGCAAGCGAAAGCTGTTCGGATTGATTTATGAAACAAAGGGTGGCATTACGGTAAATGAACTCTCAGAAAGGGTATTTTGGAGCAGCCGCCAAATTAACCGCTATTTTAATCAGCAATTTGGCATTTCACTGAAGGCCTACTGCAATGTTTTAAGGTTCAGAGCTTCGCTTGAACATATTGCACAAGGAAAACTCTACCCTGAAGAGAATTTTTCCGACCAAAACCACTTCATCAAAGAAATAAAGAAGTTTTCGGGTGTAGTGCCCAAAGAACTGTTCAAAAATAAAAACGACCGATTTATACTATTATCCACATTACCAAAGAAATAG
- the glgP gene encoding alpha-glucan family phosphorylase has translation MLSKKDIFGYTPDQQYSTAVAYFSMEFAVHQALKIYSGGLGFLAGSHLRSAYQLKQNLLGIGMLWKYGYYDQTRDKDQLMKPAYTEKQYPYLVDTGMLFTVPVHDAPVHVRAYLLKPETFGTAPLFLLSTDVPENDYLSRTITHRLYDPHETTRIAQSIILGTGGAMLLDILNMTPDLYHMNEGHSVSLNFYLYAMHKSLEEVKKRVVFTTHTPEMAGNEEHKYSLLKEMSFFYHLQEHEVKSVLGMDGDQFSYTLAALKFSRKANGVSELHGKVARDMWSHYPGVCEITSITNAQNQLYWEDPVFGKAIAASNDKDLVQRKKEMKAELFKVVADQCGKLFSPDVITIVWARRFAGYKRADLVMQDWNCFLSLVENEKLPVQFIWAGKPYPEDFGAIGLFNQIISRALPLKNCAVLTGYELELSALLKKGSDVWLNNPRMYREASGTSGMTAAMNGSINLSLPDGWVPEFAKDKINSFLIQPAPDGSSEQDQDRLENLSLMDTLEQTVLPLYYNSPDKWLGMVKNAAADVVPAFEAGRMAAEYYSKMYKG, from the coding sequence ATGCTATCTAAAAAAGACATTTTCGGTTACACGCCAGATCAGCAGTACAGTACTGCTGTGGCCTATTTTTCTATGGAATTTGCCGTTCACCAGGCATTAAAGATATACAGTGGCGGATTAGGCTTCCTGGCAGGCTCACATTTAAGGAGTGCTTACCAGCTGAAACAAAACCTGCTGGGCATTGGCATGCTGTGGAAATATGGCTATTACGACCAGACCAGGGATAAGGACCAGCTCATGAAACCCGCTTATACTGAAAAACAATACCCCTACCTGGTAGATACGGGCATGCTTTTTACCGTACCGGTACATGATGCGCCTGTACACGTAAGGGCATACCTGCTTAAACCCGAAACTTTTGGCACTGCCCCCTTATTTTTGCTGAGTACCGATGTGCCTGAAAACGACTACCTTTCGCGCACCATTACACACCGGCTGTACGACCCGCACGAAACCACGCGCATTGCCCAATCCATCATTCTTGGAACGGGAGGCGCCATGCTGCTGGACATACTGAACATGACACCCGATCTGTACCACATGAACGAAGGCCATTCTGTATCACTTAACTTTTACCTTTATGCCATGCACAAAAGCCTTGAAGAGGTTAAAAAAAGAGTGGTATTTACTACGCATACGCCTGAAATGGCCGGTAATGAGGAGCATAAATACAGTCTGCTAAAAGAGATGTCTTTCTTTTATCATTTACAGGAACACGAAGTAAAATCTGTACTGGGCATGGATGGCGATCAGTTTAGCTATACGCTTGCCGCATTAAAATTCTCCAGAAAGGCCAACGGCGTATCTGAACTGCATGGAAAAGTTGCAAGGGACATGTGGAGCCACTACCCTGGTGTATGTGAGATCACCTCCATTACCAATGCCCAGAACCAGCTTTACTGGGAGGACCCGGTTTTTGGAAAAGCGATAGCTGCCAGTAACGACAAAGACCTTGTACAGCGAAAAAAAGAAATGAAGGCCGAACTGTTTAAAGTAGTGGCCGACCAGTGCGGTAAGCTCTTTAGTCCGGATGTAATTACCATTGTATGGGCCAGGCGCTTTGCGGGATACAAACGGGCCGATCTGGTGATGCAGGACTGGAACTGTTTTTTAAGCCTGGTTGAAAATGAAAAGCTTCCGGTGCAGTTTATCTGGGCTGGAAAGCCTTATCCAGAGGATTTTGGTGCAATTGGTTTGTTTAACCAGATCATTTCACGTGCATTGCCTTTAAAAAATTGTGCGGTACTTACGGGCTATGAACTTGAATTGTCTGCCCTGCTAAAAAAAGGTTCGGATGTCTGGCTAAACAATCCCCGGATGTACCGCGAAGCTTCCGGTACCAGTGGCATGACCGCTGCGATGAACGGCAGCATTAACCTTTCCCTGCCCGACGGCTGGGTACCTGAATTTGCTAAGGATAAAATAAACAGCTTCCTGATCCAGCCGGCACCGGATGGTTCTTCAGAGCAGGACCAGGACAGACTGGAAAACCTTAGCCTGATGGATACCCTGGAGCAAACTGTATTGCCTTTGTATTACAACAGTCCGGATAAATGGCTGGGCATGGTTAAAAATGCTGCAGCAGATGTTGTTCCTGCTTTTGAAGCTGGCCGGATGGCAGCAGAATATTACAGCAAGATGTATAAAGGGTAG